CCGGATGCAGGGAAACCGTGAGTGGGATCCCGGAACTCTCGAAGCTAGATCGAAAGACCGTGGATTCGCGATTCAGATCATAGCCTACTTGGAATGAGAGAGCGAAGGGGAGCCGACGCATGAAATGGAAAAGCCCGGTCAATTTCGCCCCGACCACAATATCATCCGAATCGTCGGCAAGAAGCCGGTATCGGTTATCCACGATCTGCTCATCGTACTCCCGGTGATGGTAGGATCCGAAAAATCCTCCGCCCATGTAATTCCACAATCCCAGCACGGGGATTTCCCCTATAAAGCCCTTGTACAACGGGAAGTCCAAGCCCGCATATCCGTCCTCGACGTTACCGCTCCGTCCCCCTCGAAAAAAAGTCACCGGTCCCACCGCGGGCGGATCCGCATCCACCGCGTGAAGATCGTAAACCATGATCTCGCCTGCCCATCGCGCCGTTAAGGTCAACTCCCTCCACAGAGGCAGGGTCTCCCGCAAGTAATAGAAAACGTCAGGCCCGAAATCCTTGAAATCAACGCCCCCCTCGACATCGGACATCCACAAAGGGTGGACCTGGTCATAGGCGTACGGGGAGTTGTAAGTGAATCCAAGGAAGATTTGCTTATCGAGTTCTTGTTGCGAATCGGACCAACCCTGCAGCACCTTATAATCGTTGACGGTGTCTTTCCCGGCCAAACGGTATTCCTTGAAATAGGAGGTGACTCGCATTCCCAATCCCGCGAATGAATTCGCGGGCGCGGGAAAGGGAATGTTCACGCCGGCGGAGAATACGTCGGCGGTAGTGACCAGGTCGAATTCCTTCCAGCCTTCGGGCTTCGGCAACCCATCCGTATTGAAATAGGTATTGGTCGCGGAGAGAGTGATACCCGCCGGAGTTTGCTGGTTGAAGTAACTGATCCCGTAGAGGTCATGGCTCGGCCCCAAGGCGCCCATCACGCTCAAGGTATGCAACTCCAGGGGATCCTGGAGATAAACGCTCGCGCCGAAAGCAGGCCCATCCAAGGTGGAAGTGATGAACGGGGCCAGATAGAGGGGACGGATTCCCAGTAGGGAATTATAAGTCCGCGCCATCTCGGGGCCCGGGTTTCCCTTCGACGGGAACTCCGGAGGCTTGGTCACGAGAAAGCCGGGCTTGCGGTAGACCGCTACCGTATCGCGCGGCGACGCCAAGGCCGTATCTTTCCCCGCGGCACGGCTCGGGTCCCCGGAATTGGCCGCGGCAATCGCTTTCATACTCGCGGAATCCGAGCCAACAGCGCTATCCGCTCCAACCGCGCGCTCCACGCTATCGATGCCATCCGCATCGGCCGTACTGTCCACCCCAGCCGCGCTATCCGCGGGCCAATGCATTCCGTCTCTCCCTTTCGAATCCGGCGGAAGCGCCGATGGAAACGGAGGCGGCGCGATCGCCACCGGTTGCAAACCCCAATGCCCAGGGCTTCCGGTCTGAACAACGGAAGCCGCGATGCCGCCGCCGGCGTCATGTAAGTAAAAGGTACCTAGGGGGAAGGTCGCAGCCGGCGCGATGCGTCCCGTGACGCGGTCCAACGCATCCACCTGCAGCAGGTTCCCGCGATCACGCAGCATGAGCACCCGGCCGTCCGGGGACTCCACCGGAAATTCGCCTACCGGGCCGTCCCGGTATACGGGCGCGAATCCGGCGCCGGGCGCGTATTCGTAAATCCCGGTCCTTCCCGCGGTATCCGTCGCGTTCAACAGCAGGCCGCGCAAGGAACGGGACAAGGCGTAAAAGCCGACCAAACTGTCGGGGGCTTCCTCCCGGCAA
This sequence is a window from Fibrobacterota bacterium. Protein-coding genes within it:
- a CDS encoding PD40 domain-containing protein, whose product is MMLAVVASAGFANSNRTVPWKTFETAHFEILFHDDVAPQARVARVFLEEAYAKIAADLGMRERGIIITVVMTGIADESNGFSSPLGHHIVIFTRPMQVLASGDIAWLKRVLAHELTHEITFLALRKSGLGIYSEIYKSAALPAWFMEGLAQYEAESWDAKRNTFFAHVLYNSALEPYPDLATYTKDDPVTGRLVYEQGHAFVRFLAARQGDRFLAKVLARVRVIPIWNELKALLSPLTASILPLEDALHAESGRTIRQLYREFSDSVHAGLPSGALAPSPLRGGVPGFDVVFQEKLLDSSSFIFTGQMKMDQPLVALFESRAGVVRRLGPQAVNPVFDLSPDGKRIAFVRTSSDVDGDPREGLYVADIHGKGEMFISDGAAHPAFLGKDSLAFSHYAHGRQALATCDLSRGTPACREEAPDSLVGFYALSRSLRGLLLNATDTAGRTGIYEYAPGAGFAPVYRDGPVGEFPVESPDGRVLMLRDRGNLLQVDALDRVTGRIAPAATFPLGTFYLHDAGGGIAASVVQTGSPGHWGLQPVAIAPPPFPSALPPDSKGRDGMHWPADSAAGVDSTADADGIDSVERAVGADSAVGSDSASMKAIAAANSGDPSRAAGKDTALASPRDTVAVYRKPGFLVTKPPEFPSKGNPGPEMARTYNSLLGIRPLYLAPFITSTLDGPAFGASVYLQDPLELHTLSVMGALGPSHDLYGISYFNQQTPAGITLSATNTYFNTDGLPKPEGWKEFDLVTTADVFSAGVNIPFPAPANSFAGLGMRVTSYFKEYRLAGKDTVNDYKVLQGWSDSQQELDKQIFLGFTYNSPYAYDQVHPLWMSDVEGGVDFKDFGPDVFYYLRETLPLWRELTLTARWAGEIMVYDLHAVDADPPAVGPVTFFRGGRSGNVEDGYAGLDFPLYKGFIGEIPVLGLWNYMGGGFFGSYHHREYDEQIVDNRYRLLADDSDDIVVGAKLTGLFHFMRRLPFALSFQVGYDLNRESTVFRSSFESSGIPLTVSLHPDFVPGLGNARRRGP